The sequence TTATTGTTACGACCACCGGTTTTCGACTTTTTCTCGAGCAAAGGCGCGTAGGGAGCGCCCTTGTGGAGATCAGGATTAACAACGCTTACTACGAAGCGTCGACCGGCTGAAGTTGGCTTACGTTTTTGAATAGGCATCAGTCGGCTCCTTACTCACCAGACTCAAAGTCGATCTCGGACCCTTCGGCCAGAGTGACATAAGCCTTTTTCCAATCGCTGCGACGGCCCATGCCATAGCGAGTGCGTTTGGTTTTGCCTTTAACGTTGAGAACGCGAACACCCTCAACACTTACATTAAACAGCTTTTCTACAGCAGCTTTGATCTCGGACTTGCTCGCATCACTGACAACTTTAAACACTGCCTGATTAGCGATTTCAGCAGCCATTGCCGCCTTTTCGGAAATTACCGGCCCAAGCAAAACTTTGTACAGGCGCTCCTGGTTCATGCCAGCACCTCCTCAAGTTTTTTAACAGCAGACACAGTCATTACAACCTTTTCGAAACGAATCAGGCTGACCGGATCAATGGCCTGAACATCGCGCACATCAACTTTATGTAAGTTACGAGCGGCGAGGTACAGATTTTCGCTAACCTGCTCACTAACGATCAATACGTCAGCCAGATCAAACTCAGCAAGCTTCTGAACCAGAACTTTGGTTTTTGGCGTTTCGAGATCAAACTCTTCAACCACAACCAAACGCTCTTGACGAGCCAGCTCAGAAAGAATGCAACGCAGAGCAGCGCGATACATTTTCTTGTTCAGCTTCTGTTCAAAATCGCGAGGCTGAGCAGCGAAAGAAACACCACCTGCACGCCAGATCGGACTGCGAATGGTACCTGCTCGCGCACGACCAGTACCTTTTTGACGCCAAGGCTTTTTACCGCCACCAGATACCGCTGCGCGGTTTTTCTGTGCTTTGGTACCCTGACGCGAGCTCGCCATATAGGCGACAACCGCCTGATGAACAAGATCTTGATTAAATTCTTTACCAAAGGCCACTTCGGAAACCGCAACGGTACCTTTAGCGCCCTGTGGAGTAACAATACTTAATTCCATGGTCGATTCCCCCGGGTGACTTAACCGTTGTTACGCAGCTTGACAGCGGGACGAATAAACACGTCACCACCAGGAGCACCCGGAACAGCGCCCTTGATCAACAACAAATTGCGTTCAACATCGACCCTAACCACTTCAAGATTCTGAGTCGTTACACGCTCAGCACCCATATGGCCGGACATCTTTTTGCCTTTCATTACGCGCCCTGGAGTTTGACATTGGCCAATAGAACCAGGGGCTCGATGCGAGAGAGAGTTACCGTGAGTAGCGTCTTGCGTGCGGAAATTCCAACGCTTAACAGTACCGGCAAAACCCTTACCTTTAGAAGTGCCCGTAACATCAACCATTTGACCAGCTTCGAAAGCTTCTACGGTCAGTTGACCACCAACTTCAAAAGCTTCGCCAGCTTCGTTGCGCAATTCCCAAACGCCGCGACCGGCTTCGGTTTGCGCTTTAGCAAAGTGACCTGCTTCAGCTTTGGTGACACGGGAGGCTCGACGAGACCCTACGGTTACTTGCACAGCGGCATAACCGTCGGTTTCTACGCTCTTAACCTGAGTGATGCGATTGGGATCAACCTCAATCACAGTGACAGGAACGGATAAACCATCGTCAGTAAAAATGCGTGTCATGCCGCTCTTGCGGCCGACAATTCCAATCGTCATTTTTTTAACCTCTCAGTGTACGGGGCTTTCCCCTACCAACCTTAAAGAAGTGTTGGTGGACCCGCTACGGCCGCCCATTTCAGAGCGTTACACAAAAATGGCTCCCACATATCGTGGAAGAATTCTATCTGAAGCTTTAGCCCAGACTAATTTGCACTTCAACACCCGCAGCCAAATCAAGCTTCATCAGGGCGTCTACAGTCTTTTCGGTAGGCTCAACTATGTCGAGCAACCGCTTATAAGTACGAATCTCGTATTGATCACGCGCATCTTTGTTGACGTGCGGCGAAACCAGGACAGTGAATCGCTCTTTACGTGTCGGCAGCGGGATAGGACCGCGGACCTGAGCACCAGTGCGCTTCGCTGTTTCAACAATCTCCAGCGTGGAAGCATCAATCAGCTTGTGATCGAACGCTT comes from Teredinibacter turnerae and encodes:
- the rplW gene encoding 50S ribosomal protein L23, coding for MNQERLYKVLLGPVISEKAAMAAEIANQAVFKVVSDASKSEIKAAVEKLFNVSVEGVRVLNVKGKTKRTRYGMGRRSDWKKAYVTLAEGSEIDFESGE
- the rplD gene encoding 50S ribosomal protein L4; the protein is MELSIVTPQGAKGTVAVSEVAFGKEFNQDLVHQAVVAYMASSRQGTKAQKNRAAVSGGGKKPWRQKGTGRARAGTIRSPIWRAGGVSFAAQPRDFEQKLNKKMYRAALRCILSELARQERLVVVEEFDLETPKTKVLVQKLAEFDLADVLIVSEQVSENLYLAARNLHKVDVRDVQAIDPVSLIRFEKVVMTVSAVKKLEEVLA
- the rplC gene encoding 50S ribosomal protein L3, with protein sequence MTIGIVGRKSGMTRIFTDDGLSVPVTVIEVDPNRITQVKSVETDGYAAVQVTVGSRRASRVTKAEAGHFAKAQTEAGRGVWELRNEAGEAFEVGGQLTVEAFEAGQMVDVTGTSKGKGFAGTVKRWNFRTQDATHGNSLSHRAPGSIGQCQTPGRVMKGKKMSGHMGAERVTTQNLEVVRVDVERNLLLIKGAVPGAPGGDVFIRPAVKLRNNG
- the rpsJ gene encoding 30S ribosomal protein S10 produces the protein MQNQRIRIRLKAFDHKLIDASTLEIVETAKRTGAQVRGPIPLPTRKERFTVLVSPHVNKDARDQYEIRTYKRLLDIVEPTEKTVDALMKLDLAAGVEVQISLG